A genomic stretch from Diprion similis isolate iyDipSimi1 chromosome 1, iyDipSimi1.1, whole genome shotgun sequence includes:
- the LOC124410447 gene encoding uncharacterized protein LOC124410447: MLLYKVFPVLFVTLVLKFARPVLSDDEMEAGERRHFELSPKDAVSMSKWAGVDDARNSFPGDLIVGYHLPDEVLYRRVIEIRNPTNELKTGIITFSVPRGQFHYVSAINRAGSVGVMCEEPYTIGNPETGFRVRSQPNSQVVLDCTFAAH; the protein is encoded by the exons ATGTTGCTCTACAAGGTTTTCCCTGTCCTATTCGTCACTCTGGTGCTAAAATTTGCACGTCCAGTTCTCTCCGATGACGAAATGGAAGCCGGAGAACGTCGACATTTTGAATTATCGCCGAAAGATGCAGTATCGATGAGTAAATGG GCCGGTGTAGATGACGCCAGGAACAGTTTCCCCGGCGATTTGATCGTCGGTTATCATCTGCCGGACGAGGTGCTCTACAGACGAGTCATCGAAATAAGAAATCCAACAAACGAGCTAAAAACTGGGATAATTACGTTCTCGGTGCCAAGAG GGCAGTTCCACTACGTGAGCGCGATCAACCGAGCCGGAAGCGTGGGCGTGATGTGCGAGGAGCCCTACACAATTGGCAATCCGGAAACGGGTTTCAGAGTCAGGTCGCAACCCAATAGTCAGGTGGTCCTGGACTGCACCTTCGCAGCTCATTGA